From Blastochloris viridis, one genomic window encodes:
- a CDS encoding ATP F0F1 synthase subunit B (Produces ATP from ADP in the presence of a proton gradient across the membrane. Subunit B is part of the membrane proton channel.), protein MINAPEFWVAVAFFIFFGILGYFDVHKLIGNALDSRANRIRSELDEARRLREEANKVLADYKRREEEAHAEADAIIAYAKQEAERLATEGKVKVEEFVARRTKLAEAKIAQAETQAMADVRAAAADAAAKAAERILVKEVKGQLADDLIAKGLGDVKARMN, encoded by the coding sequence ATGATCAACGCTCCCGAGTTCTGGGTCGCGGTCGCGTTCTTCATCTTCTTCGGCATCCTCGGCTACTTCGACGTTCACAAGCTGATCGGCAACGCGCTCGATTCGCGCGCCAACCGCATCCGCAGCGAACTCGACGAAGCCCGCCGGCTGCGCGAGGAGGCCAACAAGGTGCTGGCCGACTACAAGCGCCGCGAAGAGGAAGCCCACGCCGAGGCCGACGCCATCATCGCCTACGCCAAGCAGGAGGCCGAGCGTCTAGCGACCGAAGGCAAGGTCAAGGTCGAGGAGTTCGTGGCCCGCCGCACCAAGCTGGCCGAGGCCAAGATCGCCCAGGCCGAAACCCAGGCGATGGCGGACGTTCGCGCCGCCGCCGCCGACGCGGCCGCCAAGGCAGCCGAGCGCATCCTGGTCAAGGAGGTCAAAGGCCAACTCGCCGACGACCTCATCGCCAAGGGCCTCGGCGACGTCAAGGCACGGATGAACTGA
- a CDS encoding M16 family metallopeptidase, with amino-acid sequence MTLLSSFGRRFGAPVVAAMSVAFVSASESPAATRIERVVSPGGIEAWLVREPAVPLIAFEFAFKGGATHDVAGKEGTANLVSGLLDEGAGDLDAAAFHDRLDAKAIELRFSASHDNLRGSLKTLVENRDEAFELLALAVNRPRFDAEPLERVRQQVLAGIRRKSTSPNTLASEMWWATAFPGHPYGRPVEGSADSVAAVGADDLKAFVGKVVSRDTLKVAVVGDIDAATLAQLLDRVFAGLPKTGQPVAVADAVPQGLGQRQVVELDVPQSVLTFGWPGLLRSDPDFMPAFVLNHILGGGTLSSRLYQEVREKRGLAYSVYSYLMSMDHAGLILGGVSTRNDRAAESLAVIEREVGRLGKDGPSAEELDKAKKYLIGSYALRFDTSGKIAAQLLQIQLDELGIDYIDRRNDLVAAVTLEDVRRVAGRLLLQDMLVTTVGRPVGLGNVGQGG; translated from the coding sequence GTGACCTTGCTGTCCTCGTTCGGGCGCCGTTTCGGTGCGCCAGTGGTTGCTGCCATGTCCGTTGCCTTCGTCTCCGCCTCCGAAAGCCCCGCCGCGACCCGCATCGAACGGGTGGTGAGCCCGGGCGGCATCGAGGCTTGGCTGGTGCGAGAGCCGGCGGTGCCGCTGATTGCCTTCGAGTTCGCCTTCAAGGGCGGCGCCACCCATGACGTCGCCGGCAAGGAGGGCACCGCCAATCTGGTGAGCGGCCTGCTCGACGAAGGTGCCGGCGACCTCGACGCCGCCGCCTTCCACGACCGGCTCGACGCCAAGGCGATCGAGCTGCGCTTCAGTGCCAGCCACGACAATCTGCGCGGCAGTCTCAAGACGCTGGTCGAAAACCGCGACGAGGCATTCGAGCTGCTGGCGCTGGCGGTCAACCGGCCGCGGTTCGACGCCGAGCCGCTGGAGCGGGTACGCCAGCAGGTGCTGGCCGGCATCCGCCGCAAGTCGACCAGCCCCAACACCCTGGCCTCGGAGATGTGGTGGGCGACCGCCTTTCCGGGCCATCCCTACGGCCGGCCGGTCGAGGGCTCGGCCGACAGCGTCGCCGCGGTCGGCGCCGACGACCTCAAGGCTTTTGTCGGCAAGGTGGTGAGCCGCGACACCCTCAAGGTCGCGGTGGTCGGCGATATCGACGCCGCCACGTTGGCGCAGCTGCTCGACCGCGTGTTCGCCGGCCTGCCGAAAACCGGCCAGCCCGTCGCGGTGGCGGACGCGGTGCCGCAAGGGCTCGGCCAGCGCCAGGTGGTCGAGCTCGACGTGCCGCAATCGGTGCTGACGTTCGGCTGGCCGGGGCTGTTGCGTTCCGACCCCGATTTCATGCCGGCCTTCGTGCTCAACCATATCCTCGGTGGCGGCACGCTGTCGTCACGGCTCTACCAGGAGGTGCGCGAGAAGCGCGGGCTGGCCTATTCGGTCTACAGCTATCTGATGTCGATGGACCACGCCGGTTTGATCCTCGGCGGAGTCTCCACACGCAACGACCGCGCCGCGGAGTCGCTGGCGGTGATCGAACGTGAAGTCGGCCGGCTGGGCAAGGACGGGCCGAGCGCCGAGGAACTCGACAAGGCCAAGAAATACCTGATCGGCTCCTACGCGCTCAGGTTCGATACCTCCGGCAAGATTGCCGCCCAGCTGCTGCAGATCCAGCTCGATGAGCTCGGCATCGATTACATCGACCGCCGCAACGATCTGGTGGCGGCGGTAACGCTGGAGGACGTCCGCCGTGTCGCCGGGCGGCTGCTGTTGCAGGACATGCTGGTCACCACGGTCGGCCGGCCGGTTGGATTGGGCAATGTCGGCCAGGGTGGCTGA
- the gcvPB gene encoding aminomethyl-transferring glycine dehydrogenase subunit GcvPB yields MLNRQGRPTEAGESSEALAGTFTGNRALIIEEPLIFEIGRPEVSGVDLPEAPKVGHRLGALERRRPVGLPGLAEPEAMRHYVRLSQKNFGIDSGMFPLGSCTMKHNPRLNEKMARLPGFADLHPLQPRATVQGALKLMDMLAQALLELTGMEAVALSPKAGAHGELCGMMAIKAALAARGEGHRSTVLVPNSAHGTNPATAALIGFHVASVPARPDGTLDPRDVADHLNADVAAIMLTNPNTCGLFERDVVRIAEAVHEAGALFYADGANFNAIVGKVRPGDLGVDAMHINLHKTFSTPHGGGGPGAGPVVLSKALAPFAPVPFLRRDGERLALVEHTAEAGAAQPFGRMASFHGQMGMFVRALAYILSHGGDGLRQASEDAVLSANYLKAALADVMSVSFPNRPAMHEVLFDDEWLKDSGVTTLDVAKALIDEGFHPMTVYFPLVVRGAMLIEPTESESKASLDLFIATLRDIALSIRAGETARFAGAPYFAPRRRLDETRAARSPVLRWVKPAAE; encoded by the coding sequence ATGCTGAACCGCCAGGGCCGCCCCACCGAGGCCGGCGAATCGAGCGAGGCATTGGCCGGTACCTTCACCGGCAACCGTGCCCTCATCATCGAGGAGCCGCTGATCTTTGAGATCGGCCGCCCGGAGGTGTCGGGCGTCGATTTGCCGGAGGCGCCGAAGGTGGGCCATCGGTTGGGTGCGCTGGAGCGCCGACGGCCGGTCGGCCTGCCCGGCCTCGCCGAACCGGAGGCGATGCGCCACTACGTGCGGCTGTCGCAGAAGAACTTCGGCATCGATTCGGGCATGTTTCCGCTCGGCTCGTGCACCATGAAGCACAATCCGCGCCTCAACGAGAAGATGGCGCGGCTGCCCGGCTTTGCCGACCTCCACCCGCTGCAGCCGCGCGCGACGGTGCAGGGCGCGCTCAAGCTGATGGACATGCTGGCGCAGGCGCTGCTTGAGCTCACCGGCATGGAGGCGGTGGCGCTGTCCCCGAAGGCCGGTGCCCACGGCGAATTGTGCGGCATGATGGCGATCAAGGCGGCGCTGGCGGCCCGCGGCGAGGGGCATCGCTCCACCGTGCTGGTGCCGAACTCCGCCCACGGCACCAACCCGGCCACCGCCGCGCTGATCGGCTTTCATGTGGCCTCGGTGCCGGCGCGGCCGGACGGCACCCTCGATCCCCGCGACGTCGCCGACCACCTCAATGCCGACGTTGCCGCCATCATGCTCACCAACCCCAACACCTGCGGGCTGTTCGAGCGCGACGTGGTGCGCATCGCCGAGGCGGTGCACGAGGCCGGCGCGCTGTTCTACGCCGACGGCGCCAATTTCAACGCCATCGTCGGCAAGGTGCGGCCGGGCGATCTTGGCGTCGACGCCATGCACATCAACCTGCACAAGACCTTCTCGACGCCGCACGGCGGCGGCGGGCCGGGGGCGGGGCCGGTGGTGCTGTCGAAGGCGTTGGCGCCGTTCGCGCCGGTGCCGTTCCTGCGCCGCGACGGCGAGCGGCTGGCCCTGGTCGAGCACACGGCCGAGGCCGGCGCCGCGCAGCCGTTCGGCCGCATGGCGTCGTTCCACGGCCAGATGGGCATGTTCGTGCGGGCGCTGGCCTACATCCTGTCGCACGGTGGCGATGGCCTCAGGCAGGCGTCGGAGGACGCTGTCCTCAGCGCCAACTACCTCAAGGCCGCGCTCGCCGACGTGATGTCGGTGTCGTTCCCCAACCGTCCGGCGATGCACGAGGTACTGTTCGACGACGAGTGGCTGAAGGACTCCGGCGTCACCACGCTCGACGTTGCGAAAGCGCTGATCGACGAGGGCTTTCACCCGATGACGGTGTATTTCCCGCTGGTGGTGCGCGGCGCCATGCTGATCGAGCCGACCGAGAGCGAATCGAAGGCGTCGCTCGACCTGTTCATCGCCACCTTGCGCGACATCGCCCTCTCGATCCGCGCCGGCGAGACCGCGCGCTTTGCCGGCGCGCCGTACTTCGCGCCGCGGCGGCGGCTCGACGAGACGCGGGCCGCGCGCAGCCCGGTGCTGCGCTGGGTGAAGCCGGCGGCGGAGTAG
- a CDS encoding TolC family protein has translation MRAQIVDAVGAVALAWVCMTDIAWPQNRVSIHDAIRQTIRTNPGVGEATANRRATEAQWHQQQGTLLPQVRLEVGFGDERRDIGLEKAFPGNDQWRFGHYSSIVVRQLLFDGFASVNQLWRQAARVDAAAYRVREKTETLALDAAEAYIDVTRFSRLIGLAEEHLLALRRISRDVDARVSGGRSGEGDRQQAIERVAAAEATLAEFRLQLDLARARFKKVVGNTPSNLYFPGRLRGLPPTKQVALETALVDNATIRAATADARAARYDFDASKGNLVPKVALEGRVTRGEDIDFIWGSRDDAAGKVVMSWDIFTGGIDTWRRTELGERWAESLNREASLQRGAVESIDRAWAARTLTSDRMRALSAEIAAGRRVLVAYRSEFELGQRTLIDLLDAQNQLFIAQVSLVSTSGVAVFADYQLLAATGKILSYVTSAVPVEMAPLDNAFALTTPILQPTWFEPRTLPPDLTVGLVPPDWIEEVSRGQDPAVLYDTVVTRLGYASDAGRQSATVAVAPFAFPATTGKEVSAASPVTAMWGESTAGAGLPSVILSMPGRSAPMCGTGTCVSSVR, from the coding sequence ATGCGTGCCCAGATTGTTGACGCCGTCGGAGCTGTGGCGCTGGCTTGGGTGTGCATGACGGACATTGCTTGGCCGCAGAATCGCGTCTCCATTCATGATGCGATCCGCCAAACCATAAGAACCAATCCCGGCGTCGGCGAAGCCACCGCCAACCGTCGCGCAACCGAAGCGCAATGGCACCAGCAGCAGGGAACGCTGCTGCCGCAGGTGCGGCTTGAGGTCGGGTTCGGCGATGAACGGCGCGATATCGGCCTCGAGAAGGCGTTTCCCGGCAATGATCAATGGCGATTTGGCCATTACAGCTCAATCGTCGTGCGCCAGCTGCTGTTCGACGGATTCGCCTCGGTGAACCAATTGTGGCGCCAGGCCGCCCGGGTGGACGCCGCCGCCTACCGCGTGCGGGAGAAAACCGAAACGCTCGCGCTCGACGCCGCCGAAGCCTATATCGACGTCACCCGCTTCAGCCGGCTGATCGGTCTTGCGGAGGAACATCTCCTCGCCCTTCGCCGGATTTCGCGCGATGTCGACGCGCGGGTGAGCGGAGGCCGCTCGGGCGAGGGTGACCGTCAGCAGGCCATCGAGCGGGTCGCGGCGGCGGAAGCCACGCTCGCGGAATTCCGGCTGCAGCTCGATCTGGCACGGGCCCGCTTCAAGAAGGTCGTCGGCAACACGCCCTCAAACCTTTATTTCCCCGGACGTTTGCGAGGCCTTCCGCCGACCAAGCAGGTGGCGCTCGAAACCGCCCTCGTCGACAACGCGACGATCAGAGCCGCGACCGCGGACGCCCGCGCCGCGCGCTACGACTTCGACGCCTCGAAAGGCAATCTGGTGCCGAAGGTCGCGCTCGAAGGCCGCGTGACCCGCGGCGAGGACATCGACTTCATCTGGGGCTCCCGCGATGACGCCGCCGGCAAGGTGGTGATGAGCTGGGACATTTTCACCGGCGGCATCGATACCTGGCGGCGCACCGAACTGGGCGAGCGCTGGGCGGAGTCGCTGAACCGGGAAGCCAGCCTGCAGCGCGGCGCGGTGGAATCGATCGATCGGGCCTGGGCCGCGCGAACCCTCACCTCCGACCGCATGCGCGCCCTCAGCGCCGAAATCGCCGCGGGCCGGCGCGTGCTCGTGGCCTACCGCAGCGAGTTCGAGCTTGGTCAGCGTACGCTGATCGACCTGCTCGATGCCCAGAACCAGTTGTTCATTGCCCAGGTTTCGCTGGTCTCGACCTCCGGCGTCGCGGTGTTTGCCGATTACCAGCTGCTCGCCGCCACCGGAAAGATCCTGTCCTATGTCACCTCAGCGGTCCCGGTGGAGATGGCGCCGTTGGACAACGCCTTCGCCCTGACCACCCCGATACTGCAGCCGACCTGGTTCGAACCCCGAACCCTGCCGCCGGACCTTACCGTCGGGCTGGTTCCGCCCGACTGGATCGAAGAGGTGTCGCGAGGCCAAGATCCAGCAGTGCTTTACGACACCGTGGTCACCCGTCTGGGCTACGCCTCCGATGCCGGGCGGCAGAGCGCCACCGTGGCCGTCGCGCCGTTCGCCTTCCCCGCCACGACGGGGAAGGAAGTTTCGGCTGCGTCGCCGGTCACCGCGATGTGGGGTGAATCGACGGCGGGAGCCGGTCTGCCGTCGGTCATTCTCTCAATGCCGGGTCGTTCGGCCCCGATGTGCGGAACCGGCACCTGCGTCAGTTCCGTTCGCTGA
- the gcvT gene encoding glycine cleavage system aminomethyltransferase GcvT, which produces MTELTPPAEPAVELKRTPLHGRHLARGARMVPFAGYEMPVHYAAGILAEHTHTRAKAGLFDISHMGQAFLLGPDHDTVARALEALVPADIVGLAPGRQRYTQLLGEDGGILDDLMVTRSADPAEDGALMLVVNAATKHADFAHIEQRLPAGVRLMRADHRALLALQGPAAAEVLARVLPDVAGITFMTAVTLRFGRGEVQVTRSGYTGEDGFELSVRADRVAELWDTLERDGDVLPVGLGARDSLRLEAGLCLYGHDIDPATSPVEAGLAWSIQPRRRVEGGFPGAERIQRELAEGPARLRVGLLPEGKALARDATEIVDLEDRPIGQVTSGGFGPTVGGPIAMGYVGRRFAEPDTPVRLMVRGKPLTARVVPLPFVPHRYVRGS; this is translated from the coding sequence ATGACCGAGCTGACGCCGCCCGCCGAGCCCGCCGTCGAGCTGAAGCGCACGCCGCTGCACGGCCGGCACCTGGCCCGTGGTGCGCGGATGGTTCCGTTCGCCGGCTATGAGATGCCGGTGCATTACGCCGCTGGCATCCTGGCCGAGCATACCCACACTCGCGCCAAGGCCGGCCTGTTCGACATCTCGCACATGGGGCAGGCCTTCCTGCTCGGACCCGACCACGACACCGTCGCCCGCGCGCTGGAAGCGCTGGTGCCGGCCGACATCGTCGGGCTCGCGCCGGGCCGCCAGCGCTACACCCAGCTGCTGGGCGAGGATGGCGGCATCCTCGACGATCTGATGGTGACCCGCTCGGCCGACCCGGCCGAGGACGGCGCGCTGATGCTGGTGGTCAACGCCGCCACCAAGCACGCCGACTTCGCCCATATCGAGCAGCGCCTGCCGGCCGGGGTGCGGCTGATGCGCGCCGATCATCGCGCCCTGCTGGCGCTGCAGGGTCCCGCTGCCGCCGAGGTGCTGGCGCGGGTGCTGCCGGACGTTGCCGGGATCACCTTCATGACGGCGGTGACCCTCCGCTTTGGCCGCGGCGAAGTGCAGGTGACGCGCTCCGGCTACACCGGCGAGGACGGCTTCGAGCTCTCGGTTCGCGCCGACCGCGTCGCCGAATTGTGGGACACGCTGGAGCGGGACGGCGACGTGCTGCCGGTCGGGCTCGGCGCCCGCGATTCGCTCCGGCTCGAAGCCGGGCTTTGCCTCTACGGCCACGACATCGACCCCGCCACCTCGCCGGTCGAGGCGGGGCTGGCCTGGTCGATCCAGCCGCGCCGGCGGGTCGAGGGCGGCTTTCCAGGCGCCGAGCGCATCCAGCGCGAGCTGGCCGAGGGGCCGGCGCGGCTGCGGGTCGGCCTCCTGCCGGAGGGCAAGGCCTTGGCTCGCGACGCCACCGAGATCGTCGATCTGGAGGACCGCCCGATCGGTCAGGTCACCTCGGGCGGGTTCGGCCCCACCGTCGGCGGCCCGATCGCGATGGGCTATGTCGGCCGCCGCTTCGCCGAGCCGGACACCCCGGTGCGGCTGATGGTGCGCGGCAAGCCGCTGACGGCGCGGGTGGTGCCGCTGCCGTTCGTGCCGCATCGCTATGTCAGGGGATCGTGA
- the gcvH gene encoding glycine cleavage system protein GcvH, with protein MSQVRYTKDHEWIRLDGEAAVVGITDYAQSQLGDVVYIELPATGTVLAQGDEAAVVESVKAASEVYAPVAGEVIAVNDRLVETPALVNDDAEGTGWFLKLKITDAAALDGLMSAEQYKHYLETVN; from the coding sequence ATGTCACAAGTCCGCTACACCAAGGACCACGAGTGGATCCGGCTTGACGGCGAGGCCGCGGTGGTCGGCATCACCGACTACGCCCAGTCCCAGCTCGGCGACGTGGTCTATATCGAACTGCCCGCCACCGGCACCGTGCTCGCCCAGGGCGACGAGGCCGCGGTGGTCGAGAGCGTCAAGGCGGCGAGCGAGGTCTATGCCCCGGTGGCCGGCGAGGTGATCGCCGTCAACGACCGGCTGGTCGAGACCCCGGCGCTCGTCAACGACGATGCCGAGGGCACCGGCTGGTTCCTCAAGCTCAAGATCACCGACGCGGCTGCGCTCGATGGCTTGATGAGCGCCGAGCAATACAAGCACTATCTCGAGACCGTCAATTGA
- the gcvPA gene encoding aminomethyl-transferring glycine dehydrogenase subunit GcvPA, whose amino-acid sequence MRYLPLTPEDRAVMLARVGVEGIDELFADVPQGKLLAALPNLPRAKSEIEVERLMGRLAAENVAAGSVPFFCGAGAYRHHVPATVDHLIQRSEFLTSYTPYQPEIAQGTLQYLFEFQTQVALITGMEVANASMYDGATAAAEAVLMAHRLTRRKKAVLAGNLHPHYRETIATLSRMADDELVVAPPVPSGAERLAALIDDDTSCVVVQTPDVFGHLHDLHTIGAAAHANGVLVIAVVTEAVSLGLVTSPGELGADIVVAEGQSLGGGLNFGGPYVGLFATRQKFVRQMPGRLAGETVDAEGQRGFVLTLSTREQHIRREKATSNICTNSGLCALAFTIHLTLLGEGGFRRLAELNHASAVELAEQLAAIPGVSVLNKTFFNEFTVKLPKPAGAVVEALAARGVLGGVPFSRLDPAHPEFADLLIVAATETTTADDRAALVAALTEVLGDREGARC is encoded by the coding sequence ATGCGTTATCTGCCGCTGACGCCCGAGGACCGCGCCGTGATGCTGGCGCGGGTCGGGGTCGAGGGCATCGACGAGCTGTTCGCCGACGTGCCCCAGGGCAAGCTGCTTGCGGCGCTGCCGAATCTTCCCCGTGCCAAGTCCGAGATTGAGGTCGAGCGGCTGATGGGCCGGCTGGCGGCTGAGAACGTCGCCGCCGGTTCGGTGCCGTTCTTCTGCGGCGCCGGCGCCTATCGCCACCACGTGCCGGCGACGGTCGACCACCTGATCCAGCGTTCGGAATTCCTGACCAGCTACACGCCCTATCAGCCCGAGATCGCCCAGGGCACGCTGCAATATCTGTTCGAGTTCCAGACCCAGGTCGCGCTCATCACCGGCATGGAGGTCGCCAACGCCTCGATGTACGATGGCGCCACCGCCGCTGCCGAGGCGGTGCTGATGGCCCACCGCCTGACCCGCCGCAAGAAGGCGGTGCTGGCCGGCAACCTCCATCCGCACTACCGCGAGACCATTGCCACCCTTTCCCGCATGGCGGACGACGAACTGGTGGTGGCGCCGCCGGTGCCGAGCGGCGCCGAGCGGCTCGCCGCCCTGATCGACGACGACACCTCCTGCGTGGTGGTGCAGACGCCGGACGTGTTCGGCCACCTGCACGACCTCCACACCATCGGCGCCGCCGCCCACGCCAACGGCGTGCTGGTGATCGCGGTGGTCACCGAGGCGGTGTCGCTCGGCCTGGTCACCTCGCCCGGCGAGCTGGGCGCCGACATCGTGGTGGCCGAGGGCCAGTCGCTCGGCGGCGGCCTCAATTTCGGCGGGCCCTATGTCGGGCTGTTCGCCACCCGCCAGAAGTTCGTGCGCCAGATGCCGGGCCGCCTCGCCGGCGAGACGGTGGATGCCGAGGGCCAGCGCGGCTTCGTGCTGACGCTGTCGACCCGCGAGCAGCATATCCGCCGCGAGAAGGCCACCTCCAACATCTGCACCAATTCCGGCCTGTGCGCGCTGGCGTTCACCATCCACCTCACGCTGCTGGGCGAGGGCGGCTTTCGGCGGCTGGCCGAGCTGAACCATGCCAGCGCGGTGGAACTGGCCGAGCAGCTCGCCGCCATTCCCGGCGTTAGCGTGCTCAACAAGACGTTCTTCAACGAGTTCACGGTGAAGCTGCCCAAGCCCGCGGGTGCGGTGGTGGAGGCCCTGGCGGCGCGCGGCGTGCTTGGCGGCGTGCCGTTCTCGCGGCTCGACCCCGCCCACCCGGAGTTCGCCGACCTTCTGATCGTGGCCGCCACCGAGACCACCACGGCGGACGACCGCGCGGCGCTGGTCGCGGCGCTGACCGAGGTGCTGGGCGACCGGGAGGGTGCGCGATGCTGA
- a CDS encoding M16 family metallopeptidase, which yields MSTFVAAATAATLVVPTPAPARQAPEISHFSLANGLEVVVIPDHRVPVVTHMIWYRVGAADEVRGESGIAHFLEHLMFKGTEANPGGFSGLIAEVGGQENAFTSHDYTAYFQRVASGELEAMMRLEADRMTGLQLTDEVVLPERDVVLEERRSRTDNDPSAQLGEEVAATLFRNHPYGVPVIGWEHEIRQLGRQDALKFYRHFYTPNNAVLVVAGDVSAGEVRAMAERTYGKVAPRAEIEPRQRPAEPEPRAHRLVTLADPRVAQPSIQRHYLVPSYSRAAPRAAEALDVLAHVLGAGQTSRLHRKLVVDQKLATSTMAWYHGSTLDQSKFGLWASPRPGVELPALEAAIDAVIAEIAETGVSEDEIVRAKTGMVADTVYAQDSQSALARIYGVALTTGSTVEDVQSWPARIKTVTAAEVQAAARTWLEKRRAVTGYLIKAPSRENRS from the coding sequence ATGAGCACATTTGTCGCCGCCGCCACCGCCGCAACCCTCGTCGTTCCCACGCCGGCTCCCGCCCGGCAGGCCCCCGAAATCTCCCATTTCAGTCTGGCCAACGGCCTTGAGGTGGTGGTGATCCCCGACCACCGGGTTCCGGTGGTCACCCATATGATCTGGTATCGGGTCGGTGCGGCGGACGAGGTGCGCGGCGAATCGGGCATCGCCCACTTCCTCGAACACCTGATGTTCAAGGGCACCGAGGCCAATCCCGGCGGGTTCTCCGGCCTCATTGCCGAGGTTGGCGGCCAGGAGAACGCGTTCACCTCCCACGATTACACCGCCTATTTCCAGCGCGTCGCCAGCGGCGAGCTGGAGGCGATGATGCGGCTCGAGGCCGACCGCATGACCGGCCTTCAGCTCACCGACGAGGTGGTGCTGCCCGAGCGCGACGTGGTGCTGGAGGAGCGGCGCTCCCGCACCGACAACGACCCCAGCGCCCAGCTCGGCGAGGAAGTCGCCGCGACGCTGTTCCGCAACCACCCCTATGGCGTGCCGGTGATCGGCTGGGAGCACGAGATCCGCCAGCTCGGCCGGCAGGATGCGCTCAAGTTCTACCGCCACTTTTACACCCCCAACAACGCGGTCCTGGTGGTGGCGGGCGATGTCTCTGCCGGCGAGGTGCGCGCCATGGCCGAGCGCACCTACGGCAAGGTGGCGCCGCGCGCCGAGATCGAGCCGCGCCAGCGGCCGGCCGAGCCCGAACCGCGCGCCCATCGTCTGGTGACGCTGGCCGATCCGCGCGTCGCGCAGCCCTCGATCCAGCGCCATTATCTGGTGCCGTCCTATTCGCGGGCGGCGCCGCGCGCGGCCGAGGCGCTCGACGTGCTCGCCCACGTGCTCGGCGCCGGCCAGACCAGCCGCCTGCACCGCAAGCTAGTGGTGGATCAGAAGCTCGCCACCTCGACCATGGCTTGGTATCACGGCTCCACCCTCGACCAGTCCAAGTTCGGGCTGTGGGCGAGCCCGCGGCCGGGCGTCGAATTGCCCGCGCTCGAAGCGGCGATCGACGCCGTCATCGCCGAGATCGCCGAAACCGGCGTGAGCGAGGACGAGATCGTCCGCGCCAAGACCGGGATGGTCGCCGACACCGTCTACGCCCAGGACAGCCAGTCGGCGCTGGCGCGGATTTACGGCGTTGCCTTGACCACCGGCTCGACCGTCGAGGACGTCCAGTCCTGGCCGGCTCGGATCAAGACCGTCACCGCCGCCGAGGTCCAGGCCGCCGCCCGCACTTGGCTGGAGAAGCGGCGCGCCGTGACCGGCTATCTCATCAAGGCCCCGTCTCGGGAGAACCGGTCGTGA